One part of the Rutidosis leptorrhynchoides isolate AG116_Rl617_1_P2 chromosome 1, CSIRO_AGI_Rlap_v1, whole genome shotgun sequence genome encodes these proteins:
- the LOC139859661 gene encoding polyadenylate-binding protein-interacting protein 12-like isoform X3: MAVVENNWSNNHVENDVVNHSKSSTDEHKKITTNGNCYGNGNLLYNGNGVSNNHNNHDHDQEDDEFKKDMKDLAEMLSKLNPLAAEFVPHSLSKNYARPLLVAPSPAAHFGYAAINNFLMQTNNSAFTNANNPNGTLVRRKKSNYGNGKWRMNTRTSMAQREDVIKRTVYVSDIHHQVTEEQLAALFINCGQVVDCRVCGDPTSILRFAFVEFTDEEGARNALSLGGSMLGYYPVKILPSKTAIAPVNPTYLPRSEDEREMCARTIYCTNIDKKVTHTDVKLFFETLCGEVYRLRLLGNYQHPTRIGFVEFVMAESAIAALNCSGAVLGSLPIRVSPSKTPVRPRAPRPVAH, encoded by the exons ATGGCTGTTGTTGAGAATAATTGGTCGAATAACCATGTCGAAAACGATGTCGTTAATCACTCGAAATCGAGTACTGATGAACATAAAAAGATAACTACAAATGGAAATTGTTATGGAAATGGGAATCTGTTATATAATGGAAACGGTGTTTCAAACAATCATAATAATCATGATCACGATCAAGAAGATGATGAGTTTAAAAAAGATATGAAGGATTTGGCTGAAATGTTGTCGAAATTGAATCCTTTGGCTGCTGAATTTGTGCCCCATTCGCTTTCGAAAAATTATGCTAGGCCCCTTTTAGTAGCACCATCACCTGCTGCTCATTTTGGTTATGCTGCTATTAACAATTTCTTGATGCAAACTAACAACTCTGCGTTCACTAATGCGAATAACCCGAATGGCACTCTTGTTAGACGG AAGAAGAGCAACTATGGTAATGGGAAATGGAGGATGAATACACGAACAAGTATGGCACAACGAGAAGATGTCATTAAGAGGACGGTTTACGTGTCTGATATTCATCACCAG GTTACTGAAGAACAACTTGCAGCCCTTTTTATCAATTGTGGACAG GTTGTGGATTGCCGTGTATGTGGTGACCCTACTTCCATTCTTCGATTTGCCTTTGTAGAGTTTACTGATGAGG AAGGTGCAAGGAACGCATTAAGTCTCGGTGGAAGTATGCTTGGATATTATCCAGTTAAGATATTGCCTTCAAAAACTGCAATTGCACCAGTAAATCCTACATATTTGCCCCGG TCTGAAGATGAAAGGGAAATGTGTGCAAGAACTATCTATTGTACTAACATCGACAAGAAG GTTACACACACAGATGTCAAACTCTTCTTTGAAACACTTTGTGGCGAG GTCTACCGCTTAAGGTTGCTTGGAAACTATCAGCATCCTACTCGTATTGGATTTGTGGAATTTGTAATG GCTGAGAGTGCAATTGCTGCGCTGAACTGTAGTGGTGCTGTTTTGGGATCGCTGCCAATAAG GGTGAGCCCATCAAAGACCCCGGTTCGCCCACGTGCACCTCGCCCTGTAGCACACTGA
- the LOC139859661 gene encoding polyadenylate-binding protein-interacting protein 12-like isoform X1, protein MAVVENNWSNNHVENDVVNHSKSSTDEHKKITTNGNCYGNGNLLYNGNGVSNNHNNHDHDQEDDEFKKDMKDLAEMLSKLNPLAAEFVPHSLSKNYARPLLVAPSPAAHFGYAAINNFLMQTNNSAFTNANNPNGTLVRRKSNYGNGKWRMNTRTSMAQREDVIKRTVYVSDIHHQVTEEQLAALFINCGQVVDCRVCGDPTSILRFAFVEFTDEEGARNALSLGGSMLGYYPVKILPSKTAIAPVNPTYLPRSEDEREMCARTIYCTNIDKKVTHTDVKLFFETLCGEVYRLRLLGNYQHPTRIGFVEFVMAESAIAALNCSGAVLGSLPIRYV, encoded by the exons ATGGCTGTTGTTGAGAATAATTGGTCGAATAACCATGTCGAAAACGATGTCGTTAATCACTCGAAATCGAGTACTGATGAACATAAAAAGATAACTACAAATGGAAATTGTTATGGAAATGGGAATCTGTTATATAATGGAAACGGTGTTTCAAACAATCATAATAATCATGATCACGATCAAGAAGATGATGAGTTTAAAAAAGATATGAAGGATTTGGCTGAAATGTTGTCGAAATTGAATCCTTTGGCTGCTGAATTTGTGCCCCATTCGCTTTCGAAAAATTATGCTAGGCCCCTTTTAGTAGCACCATCACCTGCTGCTCATTTTGGTTATGCTGCTATTAACAATTTCTTGATGCAAACTAACAACTCTGCGTTCACTAATGCGAATAACCCGAATGGCACTCTTGTTAGACGG AAGAGCAACTATGGTAATGGGAAATGGAGGATGAATACACGAACAAGTATGGCACAACGAGAAGATGTCATTAAGAGGACGGTTTACGTGTCTGATATTCATCACCAG GTTACTGAAGAACAACTTGCAGCCCTTTTTATCAATTGTGGACAG GTTGTGGATTGCCGTGTATGTGGTGACCCTACTTCCATTCTTCGATTTGCCTTTGTAGAGTTTACTGATGAGG AAGGTGCAAGGAACGCATTAAGTCTCGGTGGAAGTATGCTTGGATATTATCCAGTTAAGATATTGCCTTCAAAAACTGCAATTGCACCAGTAAATCCTACATATTTGCCCCGG TCTGAAGATGAAAGGGAAATGTGTGCAAGAACTATCTATTGTACTAACATCGACAAGAAG GTTACACACACAGATGTCAAACTCTTCTTTGAAACACTTTGTGGCGAG GTCTACCGCTTAAGGTTGCTTGGAAACTATCAGCATCCTACTCGTATTGGATTTGTGGAATTTGTAATG GCTGAGAGTGCAATTGCTGCGCTGAACTGTAGTGGTGCTGTTTTGGGATCGCTGCCAATAAGGTATGTGTGA
- the LOC139859661 gene encoding polyadenylate-binding protein-interacting protein 12-like isoform X2 has translation MAVVENNWSNNHVENDVVNHSKSSTDEHKKITTNGNCYGNGNLLYNGNGVSNNHNNHDHDQEDDEFKKDMKDLAEMLSKLNPLAAEFVPHSLSKNYARPLLVAPSPAAHFGYAAINNFLMQTNNSAFTNANNPNGTLVRRKKSNYGNGKWRMNTRTSMAQREDVIKRTVYVSDIHHQVTEEQLAALFINCGQVVDCRVCGDPTSILRFAFVEFTDEEGARNALSLGGSMLGYYPVKILPSKTAIAPVNPTYLPRVTHTDVKLFFETLCGEVYRLRLLGNYQHPTRIGFVEFVMAESAIAALNCSGAVLGSLPIRYV, from the exons ATGGCTGTTGTTGAGAATAATTGGTCGAATAACCATGTCGAAAACGATGTCGTTAATCACTCGAAATCGAGTACTGATGAACATAAAAAGATAACTACAAATGGAAATTGTTATGGAAATGGGAATCTGTTATATAATGGAAACGGTGTTTCAAACAATCATAATAATCATGATCACGATCAAGAAGATGATGAGTTTAAAAAAGATATGAAGGATTTGGCTGAAATGTTGTCGAAATTGAATCCTTTGGCTGCTGAATTTGTGCCCCATTCGCTTTCGAAAAATTATGCTAGGCCCCTTTTAGTAGCACCATCACCTGCTGCTCATTTTGGTTATGCTGCTATTAACAATTTCTTGATGCAAACTAACAACTCTGCGTTCACTAATGCGAATAACCCGAATGGCACTCTTGTTAGACGG AAGAAGAGCAACTATGGTAATGGGAAATGGAGGATGAATACACGAACAAGTATGGCACAACGAGAAGATGTCATTAAGAGGACGGTTTACGTGTCTGATATTCATCACCAG GTTACTGAAGAACAACTTGCAGCCCTTTTTATCAATTGTGGACAG GTTGTGGATTGCCGTGTATGTGGTGACCCTACTTCCATTCTTCGATTTGCCTTTGTAGAGTTTACTGATGAGG AAGGTGCAAGGAACGCATTAAGTCTCGGTGGAAGTATGCTTGGATATTATCCAGTTAAGATATTGCCTTCAAAAACTGCAATTGCACCAGTAAATCCTACATATTTGCCCCGG GTTACACACACAGATGTCAAACTCTTCTTTGAAACACTTTGTGGCGAG GTCTACCGCTTAAGGTTGCTTGGAAACTATCAGCATCCTACTCGTATTGGATTTGTGGAATTTGTAATG GCTGAGAGTGCAATTGCTGCGCTGAACTGTAGTGGTGCTGTTTTGGGATCGCTGCCAATAAGGTATGTGTGA